A single Stutzerimonas stutzeri DNA region contains:
- the dctP gene encoding TRAP transporter substrate-binding protein DctP: MRINKNKLLVTLGLALVCASSQAAQTYTVPTSVPEGSFFFENFLVRFASNADLLTDGEVKIRPVGAGVIVPALQVFESVQNGVLKAGHSTSTYLVNQDPLNNVFASYPGGMSGEETLAWLYEGNGLKYLQQFREQEMGLHSMVVGVGSTEILAHANRKIEKLEDFKGVKYRTAGAWAEVVKQVGASPTVVPPGEIYTLLQRKGVDAVEWATPGANLTEGFHEVAPYILTPGVHQPSFVWEFFMTRESWDALDKDIQEKLEAAAKLTTLQSYFHFLDADMKAMQTYKDAGIEILRLDATAIEDLASRGNALVTSQIEARAPGKTDAKAILKDYQDYMQRWSDNSSYLYRH, from the coding sequence ATGCGCATCAACAAAAACAAGCTGCTCGTCACGCTGGGCCTGGCCCTGGTGTGCGCCAGCAGCCAGGCAGCCCAGACCTACACCGTGCCGACCTCGGTTCCCGAAGGCAGCTTCTTCTTCGAGAACTTCCTGGTCCGTTTCGCCAGCAACGCCGACCTGCTGACCGATGGCGAAGTGAAGATCCGACCGGTGGGCGCGGGCGTGATCGTTCCCGCGCTGCAAGTCTTCGAGTCCGTACAGAACGGCGTACTCAAGGCCGGTCACTCCACCTCGACCTATCTGGTCAATCAGGACCCGCTCAACAACGTCTTTGCCAGTTACCCCGGCGGCATGTCGGGCGAAGAGACCCTCGCGTGGCTGTACGAGGGCAACGGCCTGAAATACCTGCAGCAATTCCGCGAGCAGGAAATGGGCCTGCATTCGATGGTGGTAGGCGTTGGCAGTACCGAAATCCTCGCTCACGCAAACCGGAAGATCGAGAAGCTGGAAGACTTCAAAGGGGTCAAGTACCGCACCGCGGGGGCCTGGGCTGAAGTGGTCAAGCAAGTCGGTGCCTCGCCGACGGTGGTTCCCCCGGGCGAAATCTATACGCTGCTGCAACGCAAGGGTGTGGATGCGGTGGAGTGGGCCACGCCGGGCGCGAACCTCACCGAGGGCTTCCATGAAGTTGCGCCCTACATCCTCACGCCCGGCGTGCACCAGCCATCGTTCGTCTGGGAGTTCTTCATGACCCGCGAGAGCTGGGACGCGCTGGACAAGGACATCCAGGAAAAGCTCGAAGCCGCGGCCAAACTGACCACCCTGCAAAGCTATTTCCATTTTCTCGATGCCGACATGAAAGCCATGCAGACCTACAAGGACGCGGGTATCGAAATCCTCCGGCTGGATGCGACGGCAATCGAAGACCTGGCCAGCCGCGGTAACGCGCTGGTCACCTCGCAGATCGAGGCGCGTGCGCCTGGCAAGACCGACGCCAAGGCGATCCTCAAGGACTATCAGGACTACATGCAGCGCTGGTCTGACAATTCGTCCTACCTGTACCGCCACTGA
- a CDS encoding TRAP transporter large permease produces MMDYVPLLMFALLFVFIFVGIPVSFSLITVSALFGLLLFGENIFQQMFGSLLQASTNFSLSAIPLFVLMGAILERSGLARRLYEALQLWLGGFSGGLAMSTMLMCGIFAASSGIVGAVEIVVGMMAIPAMSKYHYDRSLIAGTICAGGSLGTIIPPSVIVVVYASMAQLSIGQLFAATLIPGVLMLVMFMVYIAVRCWMTPALAPAVPTLQATPLGEKLKVTLKALIPPFLLIFAVLGSMLAGIASPTESAAVGAFGAAVLALCFRELTLARLIEALVSTITITAMIMLIVTGGTMFTAIFAASGGGWMLADFMGEMDLSPYALILALMGIVLIAGMVLDWISIVLIFVPIFMPLVKMAGIDPIWFAVMFMVVVQTAYLTPPLAPSIFYLRSIAPPDMSYGHMYKGVVPFIAIQLLLFLIILGVPGIATWLPRQLF; encoded by the coding sequence ATGATGGATTACGTGCCGCTGTTGATGTTCGCGCTGCTGTTCGTCTTCATATTCGTCGGGATACCGGTTTCCTTTTCGCTGATTACGGTCTCGGCACTGTTCGGCCTGCTGCTGTTCGGTGAGAACATTTTCCAGCAGATGTTCGGCTCGCTGCTGCAGGCCTCCACCAACTTCTCGCTCTCGGCGATTCCCCTGTTCGTCCTGATGGGTGCGATTCTCGAGCGAAGCGGCCTGGCCCGGCGGCTGTACGAAGCGCTGCAGCTCTGGCTCGGCGGGTTCTCCGGCGGGCTGGCGATGTCGACCATGCTGATGTGCGGCATCTTCGCCGCCAGCTCGGGTATCGTTGGCGCGGTCGAAATCGTCGTCGGCATGATGGCCATCCCGGCGATGAGCAAATACCACTACGACCGCTCCCTGATTGCCGGCACCATCTGCGCGGGCGGATCGCTGGGCACGATCATTCCGCCCTCGGTGATCGTCGTGGTCTACGCCTCGATGGCCCAGCTGTCGATTGGCCAACTGTTCGCCGCGACATTGATCCCCGGTGTGCTGATGCTGGTGATGTTCATGGTCTACATCGCGGTGCGCTGCTGGATGACCCCCGCGCTGGCACCCGCCGTGCCGACCCTGCAAGCCACGCCGCTGGGGGAAAAACTGAAGGTCACGCTCAAAGCGCTGATACCGCCGTTCCTGCTCATCTTCGCCGTGCTCGGCTCGATGCTCGCGGGCATCGCCTCACCCACCGAGTCGGCGGCGGTCGGCGCGTTCGGCGCGGCGGTGCTGGCGCTGTGCTTTCGCGAGCTGACCCTCGCCCGGCTGATCGAGGCGCTGGTTTCCACCATCACCATCACCGCCATGATCATGCTCATCGTCACGGGCGGCACCATGTTCACCGCGATTTTCGCTGCCAGCGGCGGTGGCTGGATGCTGGCCGATTTCATGGGCGAAATGGACCTGAGCCCCTATGCGCTGATCCTGGCGCTGATGGGCATCGTGCTGATCGCCGGCATGGTGCTGGACTGGATCTCCATTGTGCTGATCTTCGTACCGATCTTCATGCCCCTGGTGAAGATGGCTGGCATCGATCCGATCTGGTTCGCAGTGATGTTCATGGTCGTGGTCCAGACCGCTTACCTGACGCCGCCCCTGGCGCCGTCGATCTTCTACCTGCGCTCGATTGCGCCGCCGGACATGAGCTACGGTCACATGTACAAGGGTGTCGTGCCGTTCATCGCCATCCAGCTGCTGCTGTTCCTGATCATCCTGGGGGTACCGGGTATCGCCACCTGGCTGCCGCGCCAACTGTTTTGA
- a CDS encoding TRAP transporter small permease subunit, translating into MKRTCFDWPATALLWVACAMAALLVLAMMFEVFSRYVLNAPTLWAFDISYMLNGAMFMLGCAYALKIDAHVRIDFLAARLRPAVQRWINGAFYLLLFAPILGALTWTAGKRTWHALVTAEVEHVSPWAPLIWPFYSALAIGLAALTLQVLVDAYRYFTGQKQPSGGLPE; encoded by the coding sequence ATGAAGCGTACCTGTTTCGACTGGCCGGCCACCGCCCTGCTCTGGGTGGCATGCGCGATGGCTGCATTGCTGGTCCTGGCGATGATGTTCGAGGTGTTTTCGCGCTACGTGCTGAACGCACCGACGCTGTGGGCCTTTGACATCTCCTACATGCTCAACGGCGCCATGTTCATGCTCGGCTGTGCCTACGCGCTGAAAATCGACGCTCACGTGCGCATCGATTTTCTCGCCGCACGGCTCAGGCCGGCCGTCCAGCGGTGGATCAACGGCGCCTTCTACCTGCTGCTGTTCGCACCGATTCTCGGCGCGCTCACCTGGACGGCGGGCAAACGTACCTGGCACGCCCTGGTCACGGCGGAGGTGGAACACGTCAGTCCCTGGGCTCCCCTGATATGGCCCTTCTACAGCGCGCTGGCCATCGGGTTGGCCGCGTTGACGTTGCAGGTGCTGGTCGATGCGTACCGCTATTTCACCGGCCAGAAGCAGCCCAGCGGGGGATTGCCCGAATGA
- a CDS encoding PA3496 family putative envelope integrity protein, whose product MSQHREAYVNVDARARRKQQDERRMHFRRAIESYDEQRQLHAQLMEFPDLMMVSPLLPSSAECR is encoded by the coding sequence ATGTCCCAGCACCGCGAAGCCTACGTCAACGTCGATGCCCGTGCCCGTCGCAAGCAGCAGGACGAGCGCCGCATGCATTTCCGCCGCGCCATCGAAAGCTATGACGAGCAGCGCCAGCTGCATGCGCAACTGATGGAGTTTCCGGACCTGATGATGGTCAGCCCGTTGTTGCCGTCCTCGGCGGAGTGTCGCTGA
- a CDS encoding ectoine synthase, with translation MIVRTLADCEQSDRKIVTETWDSTRLLLKDDKMGFSFHITTIYAGTETHIHYQNHLESVYCISGNGEVETIADGKIYKIEPGTLYILDKHDEHLLRGGSEDMKMACVFNPPLNGKEVHDESGVYPLEAETVA, from the coding sequence ATGATCGTACGTACCCTGGCTGACTGCGAGCAGTCCGACCGCAAGATCGTCACCGAGACCTGGGACAGCACCCGTCTGCTGCTCAAGGACGACAAGATGGGCTTCTCGTTCCACATCACCACCATCTACGCCGGCACCGAAACGCACATCCACTACCAGAACCATCTGGAGTCGGTGTACTGCATCAGCGGCAACGGCGAAGTCGAAACCATCGCCGACGGCAAGATCTACAAGATCGAGCCCGGCACCCTGTACATCCTCGACAAGCACGACGAGCACCTGCTGCGTGGCGGCAGCGAGGACATGAAGATGGCCTGCGTCTTCAACCCGCCGCTCAACGGCAAGGAAGTGCATGACGAAAGCGGCGTCTACCCGCTAGAGGCCGAAACCGTCGCATGA
- a CDS encoding aspartate kinase — translation MHTVEKIGGTSMSRFDELLNNIFIGQREGDALYQRVFVVSAYSGMTNLLLEHKKTGEPGVYQRFADARNEGAWLDALETVRERMVGKNAELFASDFELRAANQFINSRIDDARECMSSLQRLCAYGHFQLDEHLMKVREMLASLGEAHSAFNSVLALKHRGVSARMVDLTGWHRDAPLPFEEMVRHSFAEVDLSSELVVATGYTHCSEGLMNTFDRGYSEITFAQIAAATGAREAIIHKEFHLSSADPNLVGADKVVTIGRTNYDVADQLSNLGMEAIHPRAAKTLRRAGIELRIKNAFEPDHAGTLISQDYKSERPCVEIIAGRKDVFGIEVFDQDMLGDIGYDIEISKLLKQLRLYVVNKDSDANSITYYASGSRKLINRAARLIEEKYPVAEVTVHNVAIVSAIGSDLKVKGILAKTVAALAGAGISIQAVHQSIRQVEMQCVVNEEDYDDAVAALHRALIEPENHGDVIAAA, via the coding sequence ATGCATACCGTAGAAAAGATCGGCGGCACATCCATGAGCCGCTTCGATGAATTGCTCAACAACATTTTCATCGGCCAACGCGAAGGCGACGCGCTCTATCAGCGCGTCTTCGTGGTCTCGGCCTACAGCGGCATGACCAATCTGCTGCTGGAACACAAGAAGACTGGCGAGCCGGGCGTGTACCAGCGCTTCGCCGATGCCCGTAACGAGGGCGCCTGGCTCGATGCACTGGAGACCGTCCGCGAGCGCATGGTCGGCAAGAACGCCGAGCTGTTCGCCAGCGATTTCGAGCTGCGCGCCGCCAACCAGTTCATCAATTCGCGCATCGACGATGCCCGCGAATGCATGAGCAGCCTGCAGCGCCTCTGCGCCTATGGCCACTTCCAGCTCGACGAGCACCTGATGAAAGTCCGCGAGATGCTCGCCTCGCTCGGCGAGGCGCACAGCGCCTTCAATTCGGTACTGGCGCTCAAGCATCGCGGCGTCAGCGCGCGAATGGTCGACCTCACCGGCTGGCACCGGGACGCACCGTTGCCATTCGAGGAGATGGTGCGCCACAGCTTCGCCGAGGTGGACCTGAGCAGTGAACTGGTGGTCGCCACCGGTTATACCCATTGCAGCGAAGGGCTGATGAACACCTTCGATCGCGGCTACAGCGAAATCACCTTCGCCCAGATCGCTGCCGCGACCGGGGCTCGCGAGGCGATCATCCATAAAGAGTTTCACCTCTCCAGCGCCGATCCAAACCTGGTCGGCGCGGACAAGGTGGTGACCATCGGTCGGACCAACTACGACGTCGCCGACCAGTTGTCGAACCTCGGGATGGAGGCGATTCACCCGCGCGCGGCCAAGACGTTGCGGCGCGCCGGCATCGAGCTGCGCATCAAGAATGCCTTCGAGCCGGACCACGCCGGCACGCTGATCAGCCAGGACTACAAGAGCGAGCGGCCCTGCGTCGAGATCATTGCCGGACGCAAGGACGTGTTCGGCATCGAGGTGTTCGACCAGGACATGCTGGGGGACATCGGCTACGACATCGAGATCAGCAAGCTGCTCAAGCAACTGCGCCTGTATGTGGTCAACAAGGACTCCGACGCCAACAGCATCACCTACTACGCGTCCGGCTCGCGCAAGCTGATCAACCGCGCCGCGCGCCTGATCGAAGAAAAGTACCCGGTCGCGGAAGTCACCGTCCACAACGTCGCCATCGTCTCGGCCATCGGCTCCGACCTCAAGGTCAAGGGCATCCTGGCCAAGACCGTCGCAGCGCTGGCCGGTGCCGGCATCAGCATCCAGGCCGTACACCAGTCGATCCGTCAGGTGGAGATGCAGTGCGTGGTCAACGAGGAAGACTACGATGACGCCGTCGCCGCTCTGCACCGCGCGCTGATCGAGCCGGAGAACCACGGCGACGTCATCGCTGCGGCGTAG
- the ectB gene encoding diaminobutyrate--2-oxoglutarate transaminase, with protein sequence MQTFELHESGVRSYCRSFPVVFKQARGAELITRDGKHYIDFLAGAGTLNYGHNHPVLKQALLDYISDDGITHGLDMYSDAKERFLSTFDRLILKPRGMNYVMQFTGPTGTNAVEAALKLARKVTGRNNIISFTNGFHGCSIGALAATGNKHHRGAAGVPLTDVSRMPYANYFGEKVNTIGMMDKLLTDPSSGVDKPAAVIVEVVQGEGGLNAASAEWIRKLEKLCRKHDMLLIIDDIQAGCGRTGSFFSFEEMGIKPDMITLSKSLSGFGLPFAMVLLRKELDQWKPGEHNGTFRGNNHAFVTAAAAIEHFWSDDQFAKSVQAKGKRIADGMHKIVRRYGPDSLFVKGRGMMIGISCPDGDTAAAICRHAFENGLVIETSGAHSEVVKCLCPLIISEEQIDKAMSILDKAFAAVMSEQPREQAV encoded by the coding sequence ATGCAAACGTTCGAACTGCACGAATCCGGTGTCCGCAGCTACTGCCGGTCCTTTCCGGTGGTCTTCAAGCAAGCCCGCGGCGCCGAGTTGATTACCCGCGACGGCAAGCACTACATCGATTTCCTGGCCGGCGCCGGTACGCTCAACTACGGGCACAACCACCCGGTGCTCAAGCAGGCGCTGCTCGACTACATCAGTGACGACGGCATCACCCACGGCCTGGACATGTATTCCGACGCGAAGGAACGATTCCTGTCCACCTTCGACCGGCTGATCCTCAAGCCGCGCGGGATGAACTACGTCATGCAGTTCACCGGCCCGACCGGCACCAACGCGGTCGAAGCCGCGCTCAAGCTGGCCCGCAAGGTGACAGGCCGCAACAACATCATCAGCTTCACCAACGGGTTCCACGGTTGCAGCATCGGCGCGCTGGCGGCGACGGGCAACAAGCATCACCGTGGCGCAGCCGGCGTACCGCTGACCGATGTCAGCCGCATGCCGTACGCCAATTACTTCGGTGAGAAGGTCAACACCATCGGCATGATGGACAAGCTACTGACCGACCCGTCCAGCGGCGTCGACAAGCCTGCCGCCGTCATCGTCGAAGTGGTCCAGGGCGAAGGGGGCCTCAATGCGGCCTCTGCCGAGTGGATCCGCAAGCTGGAAAAACTCTGCCGCAAGCACGACATGCTGCTGATCATCGATGACATCCAGGCCGGCTGTGGCCGTACCGGAAGCTTCTTCAGCTTCGAGGAGATGGGCATCAAGCCGGACATGATCACGCTGTCCAAGTCCCTGTCGGGCTTCGGCCTGCCGTTCGCCATGGTGCTGCTGCGCAAGGAGCTGGACCAGTGGAAGCCGGGCGAGCACAACGGCACCTTCCGCGGCAACAACCACGCCTTCGTGACCGCCGCGGCGGCCATCGAGCACTTCTGGAGCGATGACCAGTTCGCCAAGAGCGTTCAGGCCAAGGGCAAGCGCATCGCCGACGGCATGCACAAGATCGTCCGCCGTTACGGCCCCGATTCGCTGTTCGTCAAAGGCCGCGGAATGATGATCGGCATCAGCTGCCCGGATGGCGACACCGCCGCCGCCATCTGCCGCCACGCCTTCGAGAACGGCCTGGTGATCGAAACCAGTGGCGCCCACAGCGAAGTGGTCAAGTGTCTCTGCCCGCTGATCATCAGCGAAGAGCAGATCGACAAGGCCATGAGCATCCTGGACAAGGCGTTTGCCGCCGTGATGTCCGAACAGCCCCGCGAGCAGGCTGTGTGA
- the zwf gene encoding glucose-6-phosphate dehydrogenase, producing the protein MSISCDMLVFGGTGDLALHKLIPALYHLHRERRLHDDVRILAIARQDIDRDAYLSLAERHCRAEIARTDFEAGIWKAFSQRLDYFAMDASQRGEFIGLAHHLGQSEGRVRVHYLATAPSLFEPIASNLESAGLAGENARIVLEKPIGHSLDSALEINAAIGAVFPESRIYRIDHYLGKETVQNLMALRFANALFEPIWRSGHVDHVQITVAETLGVENRGSYYDHAGAMRDMLQNHLLQLLCLVAMEAPVRFDAKSIRGEKVKILEALKPITGNDVQDKTVRGQYGAGRIGGQDVQAYYFENDVDNDSDTETFVAVKAEIDNWRWAGVPFYLRTGKRMARKRSEIIITFKQVPHMLFTKGEVNRLVISLQPEESISLQVMAKAPGKGMQLQPVELDLNLAKAFSTTRRWEAYERLLLDVIDGDSTLFMRRDEVEAAWNWVDPILRGWQSHYRKPRPYPAGTDGPEQAHQLIEHQGRHWWR; encoded by the coding sequence GTGTCCATTTCCTGCGACATGCTGGTATTCGGCGGTACTGGCGACCTGGCGCTACACAAACTCATCCCTGCGCTCTATCACCTGCACCGCGAACGTCGGCTGCACGACGACGTGCGTATCCTCGCGATCGCTCGCCAGGACATCGACCGCGACGCCTACCTGAGCCTTGCCGAACGCCACTGCCGTGCGGAAATCGCGCGCACCGACTTCGAGGCTGGCATCTGGAAAGCGTTCAGTCAGCGGCTCGACTACTTCGCCATGGACGCTTCGCAACGGGGCGAGTTCATCGGCCTCGCCCACCACCTCGGGCAGTCCGAGGGGCGTGTGCGGGTGCACTATCTCGCAACCGCGCCGAGCCTGTTCGAGCCCATCGCATCCAACCTCGAAAGCGCAGGACTTGCGGGTGAAAATGCGCGAATCGTGCTGGAAAAGCCCATCGGGCACTCCCTGGATTCCGCGCTCGAGATCAACGCGGCGATCGGCGCGGTGTTCCCCGAATCGCGCATCTACCGGATCGACCACTACCTCGGCAAGGAAACCGTGCAGAACCTCATGGCGCTGCGCTTCGCCAACGCGCTGTTCGAGCCGATCTGGCGCAGCGGCCATGTCGACCATGTCCAGATCACCGTGGCCGAGACCCTTGGCGTCGAGAACCGCGGCAGCTACTACGACCACGCCGGCGCCATGCGCGACATGTTGCAGAACCACCTGTTGCAGCTGCTGTGCCTGGTGGCCATGGAGGCACCCGTCCGCTTCGACGCCAAATCGATACGCGGCGAGAAAGTGAAGATACTGGAGGCCCTCAAGCCCATCACCGGCAATGACGTACAGGACAAGACCGTGCGCGGCCAGTACGGCGCCGGGCGCATCGGGGGCCAGGACGTGCAGGCCTACTATTTCGAGAACGACGTCGATAACGACAGCGACACTGAAACCTTCGTGGCGGTGAAGGCCGAGATCGACAACTGGCGGTGGGCCGGCGTGCCCTTCTACCTGCGCACCGGCAAGCGCATGGCCAGGAAACGCTCGGAAATCATCATCACCTTCAAGCAAGTGCCGCACATGCTCTTCACCAAGGGCGAAGTGAATCGCCTGGTGATCAGCCTGCAACCCGAAGAGAGCATCAGCCTGCAGGTGATGGCCAAGGCGCCGGGCAAAGGCATGCAACTGCAGCCGGTCGAGCTGGACCTCAACCTGGCCAAGGCATTCAGCACGACCCGCCGCTGGGAAGCCTACGAACGGTTGCTGCTGGACGTGATTGACGGGGATTCGACGCTGTTCATGCGGCGCGACGAAGTGGAAGCGGCCTGGAACTGGGTCGACCCGATCCTGCGCGGCTGGCAAAGCCACTACCGCAAGCCGAGGCCATATCCCGCTGGCACCGACGGCCCGGAGCAGGCGCATCAATTGATTGAACATCAGGGTCGCCACTGGTGGCGCTGA
- a CDS encoding Ldh family oxidoreductase: MARMTLDEVRALAHRILRRHGFTEPYVVAIAESMVAAERDECRSHGIYRLLGCIATLKAGKAIADAVPEVVDHAPSIVRVDARGGFAQVPFQAGLPLLLEKAQRQGIALMAINHCVHFSALWSEMETLTAAGLVALACTPSHAWVAPAGGSKPVFGTNPIAFGWPRPGKLPFIFDFATSAVARGEIELHRRAGKPIPEGWGIDTSGKPTTDAAQVLEGAMLTFGGHKGSALAAMVELLAGPLIGDMTSSESLAFDAGTRSAPYGGELIIVIDPRRLLGDTAEAHLARAETMFESIQGQGARLPSQRRYEARQRTLRDGVDIPDALYHDLMALLEQPA; encoded by the coding sequence ATGGCCCGCATGACACTGGACGAAGTACGCGCGCTTGCACACCGCATCCTGCGCCGGCACGGATTCACCGAGCCCTATGTCGTGGCGATCGCCGAGAGCATGGTCGCGGCTGAGCGCGACGAATGCAGGTCCCATGGCATCTACCGTCTGCTGGGCTGCATCGCCACGCTGAAAGCCGGCAAGGCGATTGCCGATGCCGTGCCAGAGGTCGTCGACCATGCGCCATCCATCGTGCGCGTGGACGCAAGGGGCGGGTTCGCCCAGGTGCCGTTCCAGGCGGGCCTGCCGCTGCTGCTGGAGAAGGCGCAACGGCAAGGCATCGCGTTGATGGCCATCAACCATTGCGTGCACTTCTCGGCGCTCTGGTCCGAGATGGAAACCCTGACCGCCGCCGGACTGGTTGCGCTGGCCTGTACGCCGAGCCATGCATGGGTCGCCCCCGCCGGTGGCAGCAAACCGGTATTCGGCACCAACCCGATCGCTTTTGGCTGGCCGCGCCCAGGCAAGCTGCCCTTCATATTCGATTTCGCCACCAGCGCCGTCGCACGCGGCGAGATCGAACTGCATCGCCGGGCAGGTAAGCCAATCCCCGAGGGCTGGGGCATCGATACCAGCGGCAAGCCGACCACCGACGCCGCGCAGGTCCTCGAGGGTGCCATGCTGACTTTCGGTGGCCACAAAGGCTCTGCGCTGGCCGCCATGGTCGAACTGCTTGCCGGACCGCTGATCGGCGACATGACCAGCAGCGAGTCGCTGGCCTTCGACGCGGGCACCCGATCGGCGCCGTACGGCGGCGAACTGATCATCGTGATCGATCCCAGGCGTCTGCTCGGCGACACCGCCGAGGCGCACCTCGCACGCGCCGAGACGATGTTCGAATCCATTCAGGGCCAGGGCGCAAGACTGCCGTCACAGCGCCGTTACGAGGCCCGGCAACGGACGCTGCGCGACGGCGTGGACATACCCGATGCGCTGTACCACGATCTGATGGCGTTGCTGGAGCAGCCTGCCTGA
- the thpD gene encoding ectoine hydroxylase, producing the protein MHADLYPSRQHDEPSWQERLDPVVYRSDLANAPIAADLIERFERDGYLVIPNLFSADEVAVFRDELERMRQDPAVAGSGKTIKEPDSGAIRSVFDIHSDNALFARVACDERIASIASFILGGDLYLHQSRMNFKPGFTGKEFYWHSDFETWHVEDGLPRMRTLSCSILLTDNEPHNGPLMLIPGSHKHFVRCVGATPENHYEKSLRKQEFGVPDHGSLAELADRYGIDTATGPAGSVVFFDCNTMHGSNSNITPSARSNLFYVYNHVDNAAQAPFCGRSPRPAFVAERETFEPLQIQPQTYL; encoded by the coding sequence GTGCACGCCGACCTTTACCCTTCGCGCCAGCACGACGAACCCAGCTGGCAGGAGCGACTGGACCCGGTGGTCTACCGCAGCGATCTGGCGAACGCCCCGATTGCCGCCGACCTGATCGAGCGCTTCGAGCGTGACGGTTATCTGGTCATCCCCAATCTGTTCAGCGCCGATGAGGTTGCGGTGTTCCGCGACGAACTCGAGCGCATGCGCCAGGACCCCGCCGTTGCAGGCTCCGGCAAGACGATCAAGGAACCCGACAGCGGCGCGATCCGCTCGGTGTTCGATATCCACAGCGACAACGCACTGTTCGCCCGCGTCGCCTGCGACGAACGCATCGCCTCCATAGCCAGCTTCATTCTCGGTGGCGACCTGTACCTCCACCAGTCGAGGATGAACTTCAAGCCTGGATTTACCGGCAAGGAATTCTACTGGCACTCGGATTTCGAGACCTGGCACGTCGAAGACGGCCTGCCGCGCATGCGCACCCTGAGCTGTTCGATCCTGCTGACCGATAACGAGCCGCACAACGGCCCGCTGATGCTGATCCCCGGCTCCCACAAGCACTTCGTCCGTTGCGTCGGTGCCACGCCGGAAAACCACTACGAGAAGTCCCTGCGCAAACAGGAGTTCGGTGTGCCGGACCACGGCAGCCTCGCCGAACTGGCCGATCGTTACGGCATCGACACCGCCACTGGCCCGGCCGGCAGCGTGGTGTTCTTCGACTGCAACACCATGCACGGCTCCAACAGCAACATCACACCCAGCGCGCGCAGCAATCTGTTCTATGTCTACAACCACGTAGATAATGCCGCGCAGGCCCCGTTCTGCGGCCGCTCGCCGCGTCCGGCCTTCGTCGCCGAGCGCGAAACGTTCGAGCCCTTGCAGATCCAGCCACAAACGTATCTCTGA
- the hexR gene encoding transcriptional regulator HexR, translated as MNLLQHIAQSRSSLRKSELKVADHVLLDPAAVMHSSMADLAHTVGVSEPTIVRFCRAIGCLGFQDLKLKLAQSLAAGASFGQFAISENDSITDFALKIFDTTLHTLMDVRERLDSDALERAVAAMAKAERVEFYGFGASGAVATDAQHKFFRLLLSAAAYSDPHMQAMSAVTLKPTDVAICISQSGRSKDLLITANVVRESGATLITLCPSQTPLAELATINLAIDVQEDTEIYTPLTSRIAHLVVIDVLAMGVAMARGPSLVNHLKSVKRSLRSLRLSPKSVKPHDE; from the coding sequence GTGAACCTGCTGCAACACATCGCTCAATCGAGAAGTTCGCTGCGCAAGTCGGAGCTGAAAGTCGCCGACCATGTGCTCCTCGATCCAGCTGCCGTGATGCACAGCTCGATGGCCGATCTGGCCCATACGGTGGGTGTCAGCGAGCCGACCATCGTGCGCTTCTGTCGTGCCATCGGCTGCCTGGGTTTTCAGGATCTGAAGCTGAAGCTCGCGCAGAGCCTCGCCGCCGGTGCCAGCTTTGGCCAGTTCGCCATCAGCGAAAACGATTCGATCACCGATTTCGCGCTGAAGATCTTCGATACCACGCTGCATACGTTGATGGACGTGCGCGAACGCCTCGATTCCGATGCGCTGGAGCGTGCCGTGGCGGCCATGGCCAAGGCGGAGCGGGTGGAGTTCTACGGTTTCGGGGCGTCCGGTGCCGTGGCGACCGATGCCCAGCACAAGTTCTTCCGCTTATTGCTCAGTGCGGCGGCCTATTCCGACCCGCACATGCAGGCGATGTCGGCGGTCACGCTCAAGCCTACCGACGTGGCGATCTGCATCTCGCAGTCGGGGCGTTCCAAGGACCTGCTGATCACTGCCAATGTGGTGCGCGAATCGGGCGCCACGCTGATCACGCTGTGCCCGAGCCAGACGCCATTGGCTGAGCTGGCCACGATCAACCTCGCCATCGACGTTCAGGAAGATACCGAAATCTATACGCCGCTCACGTCGCGCATCGCCCATCTGGTGGTCATCGACGTGCTGGCGATGGGGGTCGCCATGGCGCGCGGACCGAGCCTGGTGAATCACCTCAAGAGCGTCAAGCGCAGCCTGCGCAGCCTGCGCCTGTCGCCCAAGTCGGTGAAGCCTCACGACGAGTGA